The DNA region ACCTTCCACTCACCGTCCTTCTTCTCCGCCACCCGCAGCTCGCCGCGGTCGAGGCCGTGCAGCGCCTTCACCACCGCCGCCTTCGCCTGCGGGTCCTGCAGCCGGGCCCGATCCTCGAAGGCCCCCTCGATCAGCTTCCGCACGTCGTTCCAGTCGCTCATGGCTCGATCCTCGCCCAGGCCCGGATGGCCTCCTCGCACTCCTCCAGCGTGGGCACCAGCGCCACGCGGACGTATCCCTCTCCTGCGCCGAACGCGATCCCCGGCGCCACCACGATGCCCGCGTCGAGGAGCCGCAGCGCGTAGCTCGAGGAGGTGTGCCCCTCCGGCACGCGCACCCAGAGATACAGCGTCGCGTCCGACGCGTCGGCGACCAGCCCCTTCTCCGCGAAGAAGCGCAGGAACCGGTCGCGCTTGCGCCGGAAGATCTCGCGCCGCTCGGCGGCGTGGGCGTCGTCGGACCAGGCCGCGGTCGCGGCGGCGGCCACGAACTCGGGCTGGGAGACGCCGGGGTGGCTGCGCAGCGCGCGCAGGCCGCGGACGAGGTCCGGGTCGCCGGCCAGGAAGCCGCTCCGGTAGCCGGTCATGCCGCTCCGCTTCGAGCAGGAGTGGACCGCGAGCACGTTCTCGAGCTGCACCTCCAGCATCGAGGCGGGCGGCTCGCCGAAGTAGATGTCGGCGTAGCACTCGTCGGAGGCCACGATGAAGCCGTGCTCGAGCGCGGCCGCGCCCACGCGCCGCAGGTAGTCGCGCGGCGCCTCGGCGCCGGTGGGGTTGTGCGGGTAGCTGATCCAGTAGACGAGCGTCTCGCGCAGCACGGCCTCGCCCACGTCCTCCGGCTCGAGCAGGAACCGGCGGCGGGCGGTGAGCGGGACCTTCACCGGCTCGAGCCCCGCGAAGCGCGCCCCCACCTCGTAGGTGGGGTAGCCCGGATCCGGCATCACCACCTTGCGGCGGCGCGGGTCGCCCGCGAACGCCAGCGGCAGGTGGAAGATCGCCTCCTTGGCGCCCGCGCAGGCGAGCACCTGCGCCTCGGGGTCCACGGTCACGCCGAAGCGGCGGTGGAGGTACCCCGCGGCCGCGCGGCGGAGCGCCGCGGTCCCGAACGCGCTCGGGTACTGCGACACCTCGGGCACGGCGGCGCGCAGCGCCTCGCGCAGGAACGGCGGCGTCGGCTCCTTGGGATCCCCGAGCCCGAAGTCGAACAGGCGCTTCCCGGCCGCGGCGAGCGCGCGCCGGCGCTCGTCGAGCTCGACGGAGAGGTTCTTCCGGATCTGGCCGAGCACCGGGTTCGTCGGGAGGGGTCGCACGGAACCGTGAACAATATCGAACTCCGGCGGGTCCTGCATTATAAGCGGGCGCATGCTCTCGTACGACGTGGTGGTCATCGGCTCCGGCCCCGCCGGAGAGAACGGCGCCATCCAGGCCGCGCTCCTGGGCAAGAAGGTCGCGCTGGTGGAGAAGGAGGCCGTGCCCGGCGGCGCGAGCGCCAACACCGGCACGATCCCCTCCAAGGCGCTCCGCGAGACCGCCCTCGCCATCCAGCAGGCGCGCAGCCGCGACGCGCACGGCATCGAGGTCCGCGTCTCCGGCACCGTCACCGTCCCCGAGCTGATGGGCCGCCGCGGCCTGGTCACCGCGCGCGAGCACTCCCGCATCCGCAGCGCGCTCAACCACGCCGGCGTCGAGATGTTCCGCGGCATCGCCAGCTTCGTGGACCCGCACACCATCCGCGTGGCGGTGCCGGACGGCGGGCAGCAGGACCTGCACGCCGAGGTGGTGCTGCTCGCCACCGGCACGCGGCCGTTCCACCCGCCGCAGTACTCGATCGACAACGCGCGCGTCTACGACTCCGACTCGATCCTGATGCTCGACCGGATCCCCCGCTCGCTCGCGATCCTGGGCGGCGGCGTGGCCGGCTGCGAGTACGCGTCGATCTTCGCCGCGCTGGGCGTGAAGGTCGCCATCATCGACTCGAAGGACCGCCTGCTCCCCTGGCTGGACGCCGAGCTGTCGCTCGCGATGCAGGACTCGTTCGACGTGCTCGGGATCACGCGGCACCAGGTGACGCGCGCGGTG from Anaeromyxobacter dehalogenans 2CP-C includes:
- the sthA gene encoding Si-specific NAD(P)(+) transhydrogenase, which translates into the protein MLSYDVVVIGSGPAGENGAIQAALLGKKVALVEKEAVPGGASANTGTIPSKALRETALAIQQARSRDAHGIEVRVSGTVTVPELMGRRGLVTAREHSRIRSALNHAGVEMFRGIASFVDPHTIRVAVPDGGQQDLHAEVVLLATGTRPFHPPQYSIDNARVYDSDSILMLDRIPRSLAILGGGVAGCEYASIFAALGVKVAIIDSKDRLLPWLDAELSLAMQDSFDVLGITRHQVTRAVKLERGERDVLVTLADESRLVAEKVLVAAGRIGNVEALGLANAGLKATDKGLLEVNSHYQTAVPHVYAAGDLVGFPGLASSSMEQGRVAMNHACGGNRKQKLPELLPVGIYTIPEISSVGESEEALKAKGRDYVIGRASLVENARANLVGEAVGFLKVLADPANGAILGVHCIGPHASDTVHLGQAVMALGGDLRYFAETVFNYPTLQEAYKYAAFDALERIRDRGGNVTPIDRAAAK
- the dapC gene encoding succinyldiaminopimelate transaminase encodes the protein MTTTSYESMRPLIMQDPPEFDIVHGSVRPLPTNPVLGQIRKNLSVELDERRRALAAAGKRLFDFGLGDPKEPTPPFLREALRAAVPEVSQYPSAFGTAALRRAAAGYLHRRFGVTVDPEAQVLACAGAKEAIFHLPLAFAGDPRRRKVVMPDPGYPTYEVGARFAGLEPVKVPLTARRRFLLEPEDVGEAVLRETLVYWISYPHNPTGAEAPRDYLRRVGAAALEHGFIVASDECYADIYFGEPPASMLEVQLENVLAVHSCSKRSGMTGYRSGFLAGDPDLVRGLRALRSHPGVSQPEFVAAAATAAWSDDAHAAERREIFRRKRDRFLRFFAEKGLVADASDATLYLWVRVPEGHTSSSYALRLLDAGIVVAPGIAFGAGEGYVRVALVPTLEECEEAIRAWARIEP